The following nucleotide sequence is from Verrucomicrobiia bacterium.
CATCAGGATGCCCTGCGCAAACTGGAGGAGCAACTGCAGGCTGCCCAGCGAGAACTGATTAAAGCGGTCATTGCCGAGGAGTACGTGGAAAAAACCGTGCGTGAGAAGGCCGAAGTGGTGGCCAAGCTGCAGACGGAAATCATGATGCTCCGCGCCCAAGCCCTGCATACTGTGGCGCCGACTCTCCGGGAGGAGCAGCGCGTCCAGATGGAGGATTCCCGCTTCAGCATGATGCTGCTGAGCGGCGGGTTTGGCGGCGGCCCCGGTGGCGGCCGCGGGATGATGATGGGCGGCGGGCCTCCGGGCATGGATCAGGGTGGTCCCGGTTTTGGCCCGGGGATGGGCGGCCCCGGCGGGCGTGATCCCATGCAATTCCGCGGCCAAGGCGGCCCCGGTGGACGTCCTGACCCCGGTCAGGGCGGGCCCAATCGCGATCGCGGCAACCGCGGAGACCGCGGCAATCGCGATGGCGGCCAGGCGGCGCCTGGATTGCCGGTGGAGCAACGCCCTCCGCGCTAAGCAGCCAGTTCAGCAACCTTTAGCAGGTTGGGACTCCCCCACCAACCTACTGCCACAAGACTACGCCCGGCACGTCCGGGCGTAGTCGCTT
It contains:
- a CDS encoding periplasmic heavy metal sensor gives rise to the protein MKSRVSLLQRKLLTAALGGLAVMLAGSLFAQPGGGGRGGRFNQDPAQNPQGGPPDRAAMMGGRGGFGFGLDEQQRQVFNEALQKHQDALRKLEEQLQAAQRELIKAVIAEEYVEKTVREKAEVVAKLQTEIMMLRAQALHTVAPTLREEQRVQMEDSRFSMMLLSGGFGGGPGGGRGMMMGGGPPGMDQGGPGFGPGMGGPGGRDPMQFRGQGGPGGRPDPGQGGPNRDRGNRGDRGNRDGGQAAPGLPVEQRPPR